The Chrysiogenia bacterium DNA window CCGGCGGCTGGGCCCGACTTCGATTTGAGGAAGGGAACGTCGAGGTGGTGCGGCGCTAATTCGTCCGGTCCCCGATGTAGTCGGCCAGGGCGAGCAGGGGCTCGGCCTTCTTGCCGAAGGGGGCGAGTTCCTTCTTGGCCTGCGCGATCAGGCGGGCGGCTTCCTTGCGGGACTTGTCCAGCCCCATGAGTTTGGGGAAGGTGGACTTGTCGTGTCCCTCGTCCGAGCCCGCGGGCTTGCCCAGCGTGGCGGTGTCGGCGGTGACATCAAGAATGTCGTCGACCACCTGGAAGGCAAGGCCGATGCTCCGGCCGTAGCGCTCGAGGGCCTCGCGCTTCTTCGCGCTCGCGCCGCCGACGATGGCTCCCATGGAGAGCGAGGCGGTGAGCAGGGCGCCGGTCTTTGCCCCGTGCAGGGTGCGCAGTTCCTTGAGCGAAATCTGCTTTTTCTCGGCGGCCATGTCGAGAGCCTGTCCACCCACCATGCCGCGCCAGCCGGCTGCGTCACTCAGGACGAGCACGAGCTCCGCGCGCTTCTTGTCGGCAAGCGGCAGCCCGGCCCGGGGGTCGGTCAGCACGGTGAAGGCCTGCGTGAGCAGGGCGTCGCCGACCAGAATGGCCGTGGCTTCGTCGTATTTCTTGTGGGTGGTCGGGCGCCCGCGACGCAAGTCGTCGTCGTCCATGCTGGGCAGGTCGTCATGCACGAGCGAATAGGTGTGGATCATTTCGATGGCGCAGGCGGCCGGGTAGGCGGCCGCGGCCTTACCGCCGACGGCCTCGCACGCGGCCAGCACCAGGATGGGGCGCAGGCGCTTGCCGCCGCCGAGCAGGGCGTACTGCATGGCCTCGCCGAGCTGGCCGTAGCCCTTGAACTTCGCGCGCCGGGCGAGCTCGCGCTCGACGATCTTCTGCTGGCTCTTGAGATACTGGTTGAAAGAGAAGGCGGTTTTCTTAGTCGTCATCGAACAGGCCGCCTCGTTTGGCGGCGTCCTCCAGGTCTTCGGCTTCGATCCCACGCACCTCGGTGGTGCCGTCCTCTTTCTGGAGGAGGACCTCGATGCGCTTCTCGGCTTCGTCGAGTCGTTTCATCAGGGTGCGGGTGAGCGCGATGCCCTGCTCGAAGGATTCCAGCGCCGCTTCCAGGCCCAGTTCCCCCTCTTCGAGGCGGCTTACCAGCGTTTCGAGCTGGTCGAGCTGGTCCTCAAAGGAGGCTTCCTCGTCTTTCGAGGCGGCTTTTTTCGGGGTCTTCTTCGTGGCCACTGGCTCTGCACCTTCGCGGGCACCGGCAGGATCCGGCCCGGTTTCGCTGAAATCGGGGCCGCCCGCTCGGTGTGGGCGGCGATCTTAGCGGCAGGCCCCGGGCGTAGCAAGGCGCCGCGAGGCCCCTTTCGAGAAAAGCGCGTTCCGGAAAAAGCCTGTGATTTTGCTCACTTGATGGAGTCGGGCCCCTTCGCTACGATGGGGGCAACGACAACGCTTCCAGATCGCGTGTGAGGCATCGGCAGGGGGACAGATAACCGAAATTCGGTCACCTGCTGCGTCTTTTGTTTGCGATGGGAGGAGATGCGGTGATTTCACTTCGCAGGCTTTATTCTTCAGTCATTTGCTCCGGATTGCTCGCAACCGTGCTGCTGGCGGCTCCCGCCATGGCGATCGACGCCGATGTGGGCGCCGTTGTGGGGACCGAGGGCAAGTCCCAGCTCCAGTTCGATGAGCCCACCGGGGTCGCCATCGATTCCGAGGGCAACATCCACGTAACCGACAGCGGCAATGCCCGCGTCCAGGTGCTCTCGAGCAAGGGGGCATTCGTCCGTTTCTACGGCAACACCGTGGCGCCCAAGCTCAAGGAGCCCTACGGCATCGCCATCGACCGGGCCGATCAGGTCTACGTGACCGATACCAGCCTGGGACGGGTGTTCGTCTACAAGAAGGACGGCAGCTTCGTGCGCGCCTTCGGCGGCAGCGGGTCCAAGCCCGGACAGCTCAGCGACCCCAAAGGCATCGCCGTCGATTCCCAGGGCCAGGTCTACGTCGCCGACTACGGGAACGACCGGGTGAGCGTCTTCACCAGTGAAGGCCTGTTCCTCTACAACATCGACTCCACCTGGAGCACCAAAACCAGAATCGAAAAGCCTGTGGGCGTGGCGGTCGACCCCGCCGACGATGTCTACATCATCGACAAGGGTCGCGGCGTGCTCGTGCAACTCGACCGGCGCGGCGATTACAAGCGCGCGGTGCTGGGTTCCTCTCTTGGATTCCGTGAGCCACTGGCCATTGCGGTGGACCGCTCGGGTTCGTTCGCCATCATGGATGGGCGCAAGGACTCGGCCGGCCACTGGGCCCAGGATCTGCGTCCCTTCAACCCGCTTGGCGTCGAGGGGCGCCAGCCCGGCCAGTTCGATGACGCGCAGGGCATCGCCTTCGACGACGCGCGCGATACCGTGGTGGTGGCCGATACCGGCAACAACCGCGTCCAGATCTTCAAGCTCCGCCGCCGCGAGTTCGACCAGCCGATGCCCTCGCTGGCGCCCGAGTTGGTGATTCGGCTCGTTGGCACGTTCAAGAGCCCGGCCCGCGACCTGGCCGTCATGGACCGTGAGCGCTTCTTTGTCTCCGTTCCCAAAGAGCGCAAGATCCAGCTTGTGGACATGAACGGTGCCCCGCGCCTTGAAATCACCGAGCCCGAGGACGCGCCCGGCTATCTCAAGGAGCCGGTTGGCGTTGCCTTCAACGGCTCGATGCTCTTCGTCTCCGACTACGGACGCGGTGACATCAAGGTTTTCAACGACAAGGGCGTGTTCCAGTACAAGTTCGGCCAGTCCGGCAGTGACCCGGTGGAGTTCGATGAGCCCACTGGCATGGATTTCGCGAAGGGCGATATCTACATCGCCGATTCCGACAACGACCGCATCCAGGTGCTCAGCGAGCGCGGCCTGATTCGCCGCGTGATCAAGGGCGGCGGCGGCAGGGAACTCGATTCGCCCCGCGATGTGGTGGTCGGCCCCGACGGTGCCATCTACGTGGCCGACACGGGCAACCACCTGCTGCGCAAGCTCAACCCCGGCGGCACGCCCGTGTTCTCCAAGGGTGGCGAGGGATACGGCCGCGGCCGCTTCCAGAGCCCGCGCGGCGTGGCCCGCGACAACGACGGCTACTACTACGTGCTCGATGCCAACGGCATCCAGATCTACGACCAGACCGGAGAGTTCGTCACGCGCTTTGGCGCCGGCGACATCGAAGGCGAAGGCGCGTTCAAGGCGCCGACCTGCCTGGACATCGATGCCAGCAAGGGCGCGCGGCTCTTCGTGTGCGATCCCGAGCAGAACCTGGTTCATGTCATCGACGTGCTGCGCGTGCCCAGCGCGCCGCGCGATGTTTCCCTGGCCTCCATCGAGGGGGCGAGCAAGCTGAGCTGGAAGGCCGGCGAGGAGAGCTACCGCAAGGAATTCGTCGTCTACGTCGGCGAATCCGCCGACGGCCCCTGGGCGGAACTCGGCACCAGCACCTCGAACGACTACACGCTCCAGTATCCGCTGGACAAGCCTGGCACTTTCTTCCGGGTTGCCGCGCGCAGCCACGCTGATCTCGAGAGCGCCCGCAGCGCGCCGGTCGAGGACAAATATCGCCGCGGCATCAAC harbors:
- a CDS encoding polyprenyl synthetase family protein encodes the protein MTTKKTAFSFNQYLKSQQKIVERELARRAKFKGYGQLGEAMQYALLGGGKRLRPILVLAACEAVGGKAAAAYPAACAIEMIHTYSLVHDDLPSMDDDDLRRGRPTTHKKYDEATAILVGDALLTQAFTVLTDPRAGLPLADKKRAELVLVLSDAAGWRGMVGGQALDMAAEKKQISLKELRTLHGAKTGALLTASLSMGAIVGGASAKKREALERYGRSIGLAFQVVDDILDVTADTATLGKPAGSDEGHDKSTFPKLMGLDKSRKEAARLIAQAKKELAPFGKKAEPLLALADYIGDRTN
- a CDS encoding exodeoxyribonuclease VII small subunit, whose translation is MATKKTPKKAASKDEEASFEDQLDQLETLVSRLEEGELGLEAALESFEQGIALTRTLMKRLDEAEKRIEVLLQKEDGTTEVRGIEAEDLEDAAKRGGLFDDD
- a CDS encoding tetratricopeptide repeat protein, coding for MAIDADVGAVVGTEGKSQLQFDEPTGVAIDSEGNIHVTDSGNARVQVLSSKGAFVRFYGNTVAPKLKEPYGIAIDRADQVYVTDTSLGRVFVYKKDGSFVRAFGGSGSKPGQLSDPKGIAVDSQGQVYVADYGNDRVSVFTSEGLFLYNIDSTWSTKTRIEKPVGVAVDPADDVYIIDKGRGVLVQLDRRGDYKRAVLGSSLGFREPLAIAVDRSGSFAIMDGRKDSAGHWAQDLRPFNPLGVEGRQPGQFDDAQGIAFDDARDTVVVADTGNNRVQIFKLRRREFDQPMPSLAPELVIRLVGTFKSPARDLAVMDRERFFVSVPKERKIQLVDMNGAPRLEITEPEDAPGYLKEPVGVAFNGSMLFVSDYGRGDIKVFNDKGVFQYKFGQSGSDPVEFDEPTGMDFAKGDIYIADSDNDRIQVLSERGLIRRVIKGGGGRELDSPRDVVVGPDGAIYVADTGNHLLRKLNPGGTPVFSKGGEGYGRGRFQSPRGVARDNDGYYYVLDANGIQIYDQTGEFVTRFGAGDIEGEGAFKAPTCLDIDASKGARLFVCDPEQNLVHVIDVLRVPSAPRDVSLASIEGASKLSWKAGEESYRKEFVVYVGESADGPWAELGTSTSNDYTLQYPLDKPGTFFRVAARSHADLESARSAPVEDKYRRGINAYEAGDYAAAIAAFDEQLLSVPGHPPSMLGKGRAFGKLEKFDEATNVLTDLSRQEGWNDKALLALAQVFLAADKVQAADDNVRNVVQSSPENAEAWRVFAQVAILRGLYEDAIERANRTIQLEPDNPDSYLILGDAYMAKRIYTDALKNYKEAYERDRQNVRVYISMGTVFQNLADTENSVKALKYAAKLDPKNARLLVQIAQIYYDGGDPQSARGMLRDAAAIDPGLASVDVLMGRIAFDAGNYEAALSSFQKAEPKEPNNLEIQLYTGLAYQKLGKKAEAESTFQKVITLTPEQVGPLTRLGKTLMKHKLYDQALDVFDKVYRLDAQSPDAPRYMGEAYLAMKRLPNAISKLEEASRLNPNDAECHYLLGKAYLAANVQAKPVAQLKLASFIDPRRAEYFIALGQAYMRDKEWAKAVAAYATAREIDPRDDQIVRYYKEARTKADAAPRSGGGPVEAEDISFQTVKQSSFRDYANGSFATVYLKNNSRQKVVKIKVSLMVEGFMSFPDEEYLTSLNAGQTRSIELGGKFNQAAMDLRKDVYTLAEIRIEYFFNKRPIKETIFEPVQIQADLNSGGAGGLAP